Proteins found in one Triticum aestivum cultivar Chinese Spring chromosome 4D, IWGSC CS RefSeq v2.1, whole genome shotgun sequence genomic segment:
- the LOC123096778 gene encoding NADH-ubiquinone oxidoreductase chain 3-like, translated as MSEFAPICIYLVISPLVSLIPLGVPFPFASNSSTYPEKLSAYECGSDPSGDARSCFDIRFYLVPILFIIPDPEVTFSFPWAVPPNKIDLFGSWSMMAFLLILTIGSLYEWKRGASDRE; from the coding sequence ATGTCGGAATTTGCACCTATTTGTATCTATTTAGTGATCAGTCCGCTAGTTTCTTTGATTCCACTCGGTGTTCCTTTTCCATTTGCTTCCAATAGTTCGACCTATCCAGAAAAATTGTCGGCCTACGAATGTGGTTCCGATCCCTCCGGTGATGCCAGAAGTTGTTTCGATATACGATTTTATCTGGTTCCTATTTTATTTATTATCCCTGATCCGGAagtcaccttttcttttccttgggcAGTACCTCCTAACAAGATTGATCTGTTTGGATCTTGGTCCATGATGGCCTTTTTATTGATTTTGACGATTGGATCTCTCTATGAATGGAAAAGGGGTGCTTCGGATCGGGAGTAA
- the LOC123096782 gene encoding NADH-ubiquinone oxidoreductase chain 5-like codes for MLIVVTFISSLVHLYSISYMSEDPHSPRFMCYLSIFTFFMLMLVTGDNFLQLFLGWEGVGLASYLLIHFWFTRLQADKAAIKAMLVNRVGDFGLALGIFGCFTLFQTVDFSTIFACASAPRNEWIFCNMRLNAITLICILLFIGAVGKSAQIGLHTWLPDAMEGPTPVSALIHAATMVIAGVFMIARCSPLFEYSPTALIVITFAGAMTSFLAATTGILQNDLKRVIAYSTCSQLGYMIFACGISNYSVSVFHLMNHAFFKALFFLSAGSVIHAMSDEQDMRKMGGLASSFPLTYAMMLMGSLSLIGFPFLTGFYYKDVILELAYTKYTISGNFAFWLGSVSVLFTSYYSFRLLFLTFLVPTNSFGRDRLRCHDAPIPMAIPLIILALGCLFVGYLAKV; via the coding sequence ATGTTAATTGTGGTTACATTCATAAGTAGCTTGGTCCATCTTTATTCCATTTCATATATGTCTGAGGATCCGCATAGCCCTCGATTTATGTGTTATTTATCCATTTTTACTTTTTTTATGCTAATGTTGGTGACTGGAGATAACTTTCTTCAATTATTCCTGGGATGGGAGGGAGTAGGTCTTGCTTCATATTTGTTAATTCATTTCTGGTTTACACGACTTCAGGCGGATAAAGCTGCTATAAAAGCTATGCTTGTCAATCGAGTAGGTGATTTTGGATTAGCTCTTGGGATTTTTGGTTGTTTTACTCTCTTTCAAACAGTAGACTTTTCAACCATTTTTGCTTGTGCTAGTGCTCCCAGAAATGAATGGATTTTTTGCAATATGAGATTGAATGCCATAACTCTGATTTGTATTTTACTTTTTATTGGTGCTGTTGGGAAATCTGCACAGATAGGATTGCATACTTGGTTACCCGATGCAATGGAGGGTCCCACTCCAGTATCTGCTTTGATTCATGCAGCTACTATGGTCATTGCTGGCGTTTTCATGATAGCAAGGTGCTCCCCTTTATTTGAATACTCACCTACGGCTTTGATTGTTATTACTTTTGCAGGAGCTATGACGTCATTCCTTGCGGCAACCACTGGAATATTACAGAACGATCTAAAGAGGGTCATAGCTTATTCAACTTGCAGTCAATTAGGCTATATGATCTTTGCTTGCGGCATCTCTAACTATTCGGTTAGCGTCTTTCACTTAATGAATCACGCATTTTTCAAAGCATTATTCTTCCTGAGTGCGGGTTCGGTGATTCATGCCATGTCGGATGAGCAAGATATGCGGAAGATGGGGGGGCTTGCCTCCTCCTTTCCTTTGACCTATGCCATGATGCTCATGGGCAGCTTATCTCTTATTGGATTTCCTTTTCTAACAGGATTTTATTATAAAGATGTGATCTTAGAGCTCGCTTACACAAAGTATACCATCAGTGGGAACTTTGCTTTCTGGTTGGGAAGTGTCTCTGTCCTTTTCACTTCTTATTACTCCTTTCGTTTACTATTTCTAACATTTCTAGTACCAACTAATTCATTCGGGCGAGACAGATTACGATGTCATGATGCGCCCATTCCTATGGCCATTCCTTTAATAATTTTGGCTCTCGGGTGTCTCTTTGTAGGATACTTGGCCAAAGTGTGA
- the LOC123096783 gene encoding NADH-ubiquinone oxidoreductase chain 2-like has product MWAPDIYEGSPTPVTAFLSIAPKTSISANMSRVSIVASYGGTLQQIFFFCSIASMILGALAAMAQTKVKRPLAHSSIGHVGYIRTGFSCGTIEGIQSLLIGIFIYASMTIDAFAIVPALRQTRVKYIADLGALAKTNPISAMTFSITMFSYAGIPPLAGFCSKFYLFFAALGCGAYFLAPVGLVTSVIGRWAAGRLP; this is encoded by the coding sequence ATGTGGGCACCTGATATCTATGAGGGTTCACCCACCCCGGTGACAGCATTCCTTTCTATTGCGCCTAAAACCTCTATTTCTGCAAATATGTCACgtgtttctattgttgcttccTATGGGGGTACATTACAACAAATCTTCTTTTTCTGCAGCATTGCTTCTATGATCTTAGGAGCACTGGCCGCCATGGCCCAAACGAAAGTCAAAAGACCTCTAGCTCATAGTTCGATTGGACATGTAGGTTATATTCGTACTGGTTTCTCATGTGGAACCATAGAAGGAATTCAATCACTACTAATTGGTATATTTATTTATGCATCAATGACGATAGATGCATTTGCCATAGTTCCAGCATTACGGCAAACCCGTGTCAAATATATAGCGGATTTGGGCGCTCTAGCCAAAACGAATCCTATTTCGGCTATGACCTTCTCCATTACAATGTTCTCATACGCAGGAATACCCCCGTTAGCCGGATTTTGTAGCAAATTCTATTTGTTCTTCGCCGCTTTGGGTTGTGGGGCTTACTTCCTAGCCCCAGTGGGACTAGTGACTAGCGTTATAGGTCGTTGGGCGGCCGGAAGGTTGCCATGA
- the LOC123096777 gene encoding ribosomal protein S12, mitochondrial-like, translated as MPTKNQLIRHGREQKRCTDRTRASDQCPQKQGVCLRVSTRTPKKPNSALRKIAKVQLSNRHDIFAHIPGEGHNSQEHSIVLVRGGRVKDSPGVKSHRIRGVKDLLGILDRRKGRSKYGAERPKSK; from the coding sequence ATGCCTACAAAAAATCAATTGATTCGTCATGGTAGAGAACAAAAACGGTGCACGGACCGTACTCGAGCTTCGGATCAATGTCCCCAGAAGCAAGGAGTATGCCTGCGTGTTTCGACGAGAACACCGAAAAAACCTAATTCAGCTCTACGTAAGATAGCAAAAGTACAGTTGAGCAATCGACATGATATATTTGCTCACATTCCAGGCGAAGGTCATAATTCGCAGGAACATTCTATAGTCTTAGTCAGAGGAGGTAGAGTGAAAGATTCGCCAGGTGTGAAATCCCATCGTATTCGAGGAGTCAAGGATTTGCTGGGAATTCTGGATCGTAGAAAGGGAAGATCTAAATATGGTGCAGAAAGACCTAAATCGAAATGA